The following proteins come from a genomic window of Bacteroidota bacterium:
- a CDS encoding DinB family protein, with amino-acid sequence MNELSTAWQMSNDATIFLLDAIEYRHMGDRYAPRTRPVAAQFAHMHNVRLRWLTHAAPDLAEEVAQFPRGAELTKADLEEALKSSSEVVGVFLDRCEGAGEVANWHGPPASFLAYIVAHEAHHRGLIMAALRASGHGQPEEVINGLWEWTL; translated from the coding sequence ATGAATGAACTCAGTACGGCGTGGCAAATGAGCAATGATGCCACCATTTTTTTACTTGATGCCATTGAATATCGGCATATGGGGGATCGGTATGCACCCCGCACCAGGCCTGTTGCCGCACAATTTGCCCATATGCACAATGTACGTCTTCGGTGGTTAACCCACGCAGCACCAGATTTGGCAGAAGAAGTTGCGCAGTTTCCCCGCGGAGCTGAACTGACAAAAGCAGATCTCGAGGAAGCGCTGAAGTCTTCGAGTGAGGTGGTTGGTGTTTTTCTTGACCGGTGTGAAGGCGCCGGCGAGGTAGCCAACTGGCACGGTCCGCCGGCTTCGTTTCTGGCATACATCGTAGCACACGAAGCGCATCATCGCGGGTTGATTATGGCCGCTTTGCGGGCCTCCGGCCACGGTCAACCGGAAGAGGTGATTAATGGGCTGTGGGAGTGGACGTTGTAG
- a CDS encoding glycosyltransferase family 4 protein — translation MRLLFVSHSFPPVDQPLSNVGGMQRVATELYEALLENQQVEVEPMVLRSTWERTHINTPFFILRSIRDIKRLLKNDAVDVILFSSMVTASIAVLINKSIKRAGVKTAAIVHGQDVTTPFGPYQKFVPKVFNALDAVLPVSRATGEQCTFRGLPESKLHVLPNGVKLDRFAALASFETMRTALFKAFDMPDTQLPDDALLLCSVGRQVKRKGFDWFIDNVMPRLPDNVHYWLAGDGPEGPQIEALAKKHKLGNRVRLLGRVSDEQLACLYRGADLFMMPNVPVHGTMEGFGVVMLEAGMGGLPVVASRLEGIQDVITEGQNGHYVESGDADGFVNAIMAYHNKPADIATASKRAFEHTAHTFGWQTVAGQYVDVLAGLR, via the coding sequence TTGCGCCTGCTTTTTGTCTCCCATTCGTTTCCTCCAGTTGACCAGCCCCTCTCCAATGTAGGCGGCATGCAACGCGTTGCAACAGAGTTGTACGAAGCGCTACTGGAAAATCAGCAGGTTGAAGTTGAGCCCATGGTGTTGCGCAGCACCTGGGAGCGTACCCATATCAACACACCTTTTTTCATTTTACGCAGCATCCGGGACATCAAACGGCTCCTGAAAAACGATGCTGTGGATGTCATCCTGTTCTCCTCGATGGTGACAGCCTCGATTGCTGTTCTTATCAATAAATCGATCAAAAGAGCCGGCGTTAAAACGGCTGCGATTGTACACGGGCAGGATGTTACTACGCCATTTGGCCCCTACCAGAAGTTTGTCCCAAAGGTTTTTAATGCCCTGGATGCCGTGTTGCCTGTGAGCCGTGCTACCGGTGAACAGTGCACCTTCCGAGGTCTGCCAGAAAGTAAACTGCATGTGCTCCCCAATGGCGTAAAACTCGATCGTTTTGCTGCGCTGGCATCTTTTGAGACAATGCGTACAGCGTTGTTTAAAGCATTTGACATGCCAGATACTCAGTTACCTGATGACGCCTTGCTGCTCTGCAGTGTGGGGCGGCAGGTCAAACGGAAGGGTTTTGACTGGTTTATAGACAACGTGATGCCCCGCCTGCCTGACAATGTGCACTACTGGTTAGCCGGCGATGGCCCCGAGGGCCCACAGATCGAAGCCCTGGCAAAAAAACACAAACTAGGTAACCGGGTCAGGCTACTCGGCCGGGTATCAGACGAACAACTCGCATGTCTGTATCGCGGTGCTGACTTGTTTATGATGCCGAACGTCCCGGTACATGGCACCATGGAAGGTTTTGGTGTTGTTATGCTTGAAGCCGGCATGGGCGGCCTGCCCGTAGTAGCCTCGCGCCTCGAAGGCATCCAGGACGTCATTACGGAAGGGCAGAACGGGCACTATGTCGAAAGCGGCGATGCCGATGGGTTTGTAAACGCCATCATGGCCTATCACAACAAGCCGGCTGACATTGCGACTGCTTCAAAGCGGGCTTTTGAGCACACTGCACACACGTTTGGCTGGCAAACAGTTGCGGGACAGTATGTTGATGTGTTAGCCGGGTTACGCTAG
- a CDS encoding DUF2442 domain-containing protein: MSTSISENAEARVESIHFEKDALVVKLIDRRVISTPLAWYPRLYHGSTKERENYRLIGKGFGIHWPDLEEDVSVSGLIIGRPSEESQESLAKWLAARKSG, translated from the coding sequence ATGAGTACTTCAATCAGTGAAAATGCAGAAGCCAGAGTCGAGTCGATTCACTTCGAAAAGGATGCGCTGGTCGTAAAATTGATCGATCGTCGCGTAATTAGCACGCCACTTGCATGGTATCCACGCCTCTACCACGGAAGTACAAAGGAGCGCGAAAACTATCGTCTAATAGGAAAAGGTTTTGGCATCCATTGGCCAGACCTGGAAGAGGATGTTAGTGTGTCAGGATTGATTATAGGACGCCCGTCAGAAGAGTCTCAAGAATCTTTGGCAAAATGGCTTGCAGCAAGAAAGTCTGGCTAG
- a CDS encoding glycosyltransferase family 1 protein → MDSSPLSPKRIALFTGAYNHIADGVSLTLNRLVDYLEQQGAEVLVFAPTIKNPPIDHAGTLVSAPSIRMPLPNRAEYRLTTHFPRRIRKALDDFNPSIIHIASPDQLGKGALKYGVNNDIPVVATYHTHFSSYLSYYKLDWLESWFWGYLRDFYKQCEEVYVPSDSMIDVLENHGIAGNLHLWERGVVTERFNPGRRSMAWRRNLGIEDDEVVISFISRLVWEKGLDIYAEVLEGLAAQGIAHRSMIVGDGPARAELEKRLSNTLFLGHQGGTDLATAYASSDVFLFPSETETFGNVTLEAMASGIPPVCANATGSRSLIRDGITGFLAPPRDSAAFLKHVAQLVTDKSLRDKMGQLSLKRAQAYDWPVILEKMEGYYNRVINKHVAAKQARMDSKYASSGA, encoded by the coding sequence ATGGATTCAAGTCCCCTGTCTCCCAAAAGAATTGCTCTTTTTACAGGTGCTTACAACCATATTGCCGACGGCGTCTCACTCACGCTCAACCGGCTCGTAGATTATCTTGAGCAACAGGGCGCTGAAGTCCTGGTGTTTGCGCCAACCATTAAAAATCCGCCGATAGACCACGCCGGCACCCTCGTGTCTGCACCATCTATCCGCATGCCACTGCCCAACCGGGCTGAATACCGGCTAACAACCCATTTCCCCCGGCGCATCAGAAAAGCGCTGGATGACTTCAACCCGTCGATTATCCACATTGCTTCTCCGGACCAACTGGGCAAGGGCGCACTGAAGTATGGTGTAAACAACGACATTCCCGTTGTAGCAACATACCATACCCATTTCAGCTCCTATCTGTCGTACTATAAACTTGACTGGCTGGAGTCCTGGTTCTGGGGATATTTGCGCGACTTTTACAAGCAATGCGAGGAAGTGTACGTCCCTTCTGATTCGATGATTGACGTACTGGAAAACCACGGCATCGCCGGCAACCTGCATCTGTGGGAACGCGGCGTAGTAACCGAACGGTTTAATCCTGGCCGGCGGTCGATGGCATGGCGGCGCAATCTGGGCATAGAAGATGACGAAGTGGTCATTTCGTTCATCAGCCGGCTTGTATGGGAGAAAGGACTGGACATTTACGCTGAGGTGCTGGAAGGTCTCGCAGCACAAGGCATCGCACACCGCAGCATGATTGTTGGGGATGGGCCAGCGCGGGCGGAGCTTGAAAAAAGGCTATCCAATACGCTTTTCCTCGGACACCAGGGCGGCACGGACCTCGCAACGGCCTATGCCTCTTCCGATGTATTCCTCTTCCCAAGCGAAACCGAGACCTTTGGAAACGTCACCCTGGAAGCCATGGCTTCTGGCATCCCTCCAGTATGCGCCAACGCAACCGGCAGCCGTTCACTGATCAGGGATGGCATCACAGGATTTCTGGCACCGCCACGTGACAGTGCTGCGTTTCTCAAACACGTCGCACAACTGGTAACCGACAAGTCGCTACGCGACAAAATGGGACAGCTTTCCCTCAAGCGTGCACAAGCATACGACTGGCCTGTGATCCTCGAAAAAATGGAAGGCTACTACAACCGCGTAATCAACAAACATGTGGCGGCGAAGCAGGCGCGAATGGATAGCAAATACGCATCGAGCGGCGCCTGA
- a CDS encoding DUF4160 domain-containing protein yields the protein MPTVLRIGPYRFFFFSNEGNEPPHVHVERDEKAAKFWLNPVRLQQRWGFGDSELSKIQKHVQEHQQLLNEKWHEYFNQ from the coding sequence ATGCCTACTGTATTGCGCATAGGCCCGTATCGATTTTTCTTTTTCTCAAATGAGGGAAATGAGCCTCCGCATGTGCATGTTGAACGAGACGAAAAAGCTGCCAAGTTTTGGCTCAATCCTGTTCGACTGCAACAGCGTTGGGGATTTGGTGACTCGGAGTTAAGCAAAATTCAGAAACACGTTCAAGAGCATCAACAACTTCTGAATGAGAAATGGCATGAGTACTTCAATCAGTGA